A genomic region of Epinephelus moara isolate mb chromosome 23, YSFRI_EMoa_1.0, whole genome shotgun sequence contains the following coding sequences:
- the tigarb gene encoding fructose-2,6-bisphosphatase TIGAR B, translating into MFTFSLTLVRHGETQYNRDKLLQGQGVDTPLSETGLQQGEAVGQYLKDIKFNNVYVSNLQRAVQTAEIILRNNTHCSGTEMVLEPLLRERGFGVAEGRPKEDLKNMANAAGQSCRDYTPPGGETLDQVKLRFKKFLKVLFKQMLDEHGQSGPHASAGASGAGDAVNGPAGAASVNASVGSADDGLQGVSVHALVVSHGAYIRVAVKHLVEDLKSALPAGVKMSQLFSPCPNTGISRFVFTLSQSESGPVLSAARCFFTNRKDHLENLTAAE; encoded by the exons ATGTTTACGTTCAGTTTAACTCTCGTACGACA TGGGGAAACTCAGTACAACAGGGACAAGCTGCTGCAAG gTCAAGGTGTGGACACGCCCTTGTCAGAAACAGGTTTGCAGCAGGGTGAGGCGGTGGGACAATACCTCAAAGACATCAAATTCAACAATGTGTATGTCAGTAACCTACAACGAGCCGTACAG ACAGCTGAAATAATTCTGAGAAACAACACTCACTGTTCTGGCACGGAGATGGTCCTGGAGCCATTACTCAGAGAGAGG GGTTTTGGTGTTGCTGAAGGACGTCCCAAAGAGGATCTGAAGAACATGGCCAACGCTGCTGGGCAGTCATGTCGTGACTACACTCCTCCAGGAGGCGAGACTCTAGACCAG GTGAAGCTGCGATTCAAAAAATTCCTCAAAGTCCTTTTCAAGCAAATGTTGGATGAACACGGGCAGTCAGGACCACACGCCTCCGCAGGAGCATCAGGAGCTGGAGACGCTGTGAACGGACCCGCAGGTGCTGCCTCAGTCAATGCTTCTGTCGGCTCGGCTGATGACGGTCTCCAGGGAGTGTCGGTCCACGCTCTGGTCGTGAGCCACGGCGCTTACATCCGTGTAGCCGTCAAGCACCTCGTAGAGGACTTAAAAAGCGCTCTGCCTGCAGGGGTGAAGATGTCCCAGCTGTTCTCACCGTGTCCTAACACAGGCATCAGTCGCTTCGTTTTCACCCTGAGCCAGTCCGAGTCCGGCCCGGTCCTCTCTGCCGCTCGCTGCTTCTTTACCAACAGGAAGGATCACCTGGAAAACCTCACAGCTGCTGAATAG